CGTAATGTCCATTATTGGCTTTAACGAGGGACCATTTACGGTGTTGACTCACAACTCCTGATCGCGCAGGAGTTGTTATTTGCTGCAGTTTCGGTGCACGCGCCGTTACTAATTGGGAGGCATATTGTTAAATGATTGGTTTCCATGTTGCCTGTATTATgctgtaatgaaaaataaaatatggcgcTCTAAATATGAGGCATCAATTGCAGTCTTAATAAATGCAAGGTTTAGATggcattgttatatttatatgttttggtTTCTCATTGGCGTCAGTGATTTGTGATTATGTTTGACATATGAAATTGTCCTTGACGATAGACAAGTAACACGACTTCAAGCACTGTAATTCTGATCCCTAATCAGGTCGATGTGCTCGGACCTGGTGTATGTGATCCTGTTCCCGCAACTCCTGATGGTGGTGCACTTCAAAAAGCACTGCAACACCTACGGCTCGCTGGCGGCGTACATCGTGGCGCTGCTGGTTCGACTCTCGGGCGGGGAGAAGCTGCTTGGGCTGCCGGCGCTGATCCACTACCCTGGCTGGGACGATAAGAATGAAGTACAGTTGTTCCCGTTCCGAACCATGGCGATGGTCATGTCGTTGTTCACTCTGGCCTTCATCTCTTGGCTGTCTGTGTGagtatattactataaatatgatattagtTTCTATATAATTTCTGATTGAATTTGGTTTTGATGgtaaaaagaaactaaaatcaCTATCAATTCCCATGTCGGGTATATAGTTTGGAAACTTCATGATGAGTTTATTACCCTGAATAAaaatcaggtgcaggaccatcGGCTTTAGGTGCTATGCCTAATGGAGACTTTATGGGacgcataataaaatattcctgaAAAAACACGGTTGTTATGTAACATTATTTCGATAAACATTTATGTGGTACAATTTACGTGCCACAGCCAGActctaattaaaaacaaaatcattttaagcCCGTCACCGccaaactaattaatttatcgTTTCTATTTTGTTAAGCGTCAAAACATTTTAGTTGCGTTATGAAGTTACGCACAAAGGGAAAAttggtttaaattaattattcaagtaATTGGATCTTCATTAAAATTTACCGACGAAGTAATCACGTTGAGAGACGTTTAATTTTCAGTCCAGTCTTTGTGCGGCATTCGGCGTGCGATTGACAACGCTTCGTCGTCGAAACTGAACTAATTAATTGTTTTGCTGTTTATATAGTTTTGTTATTGCGTTCTGTATTCCTGTTGCTGGGTCTTTGAATGTGTTTTTAGTAGAAAAGGGAGAAACAGtcatttgcaaatatttggGTGGTATTTTTATCTGTAAAAATGTATCGTTGTAACTTTATTTCGAGAAAAGGATTAGGTATAATAAAGCAATGATCAACagctagtaaaataaatttatttatttattaaactaaattataccAGCAATTACGGTTAACACTAATATGATTCAAtgactaatatattattatatccttaATTCTTAAAGAAAGCAATAATCTTAGTTTTTACTATGCTCTTAAATGCTACTTCAGTGAATTTAGGTAAACAACAGAGTGCTGTCAACTATTTTAGagtaataaattgaatttgtatAACACAAAACACAGATCACGCCTTTATTTATGAAGGTATAGGCACCGATGCATCCAGAGTACCTGTGTTTCGTCATGTGTGCTTCGTACTTTGATGTGATGAAGCCGAGCCAAGCACACGAGCACAATTTTGAGACTTTGCGCTGTTCAAATTCTCAAAACTCCTCAGTTATCAAGGGCTTTTTGTCTTCAGGTTCCTCTTTAACTCTGGCTACCTTAGCCCTGAATCAGACTACTTCAACTGCGTGGTCAACATTCCTGAAGACATTAGACGCGTGGATGAACCTTCCGAGGCTGGAGAACAGATGTCTGTCCTCGGAGGAGTGCCGGGTAGGCTGTATGGTGCGGCTTCCACTCTAGTAGGTCCTGATGAAAAGTCTGGAAGAATTAACCCAGCCCTGGAGCCTGATGACGACGATCTCGACGACCCCAACGACGGCCCTACACCACTATTCGGCAACAGCAGCGCTCCCCCACCGGTCCAGCCGTTCGGCAAGCAGACGGCCTTCTGAGATAAGTGCAGTTATTAGTTTGTTTTCGTTTTGGTTACAACTGCGCGGGCGGGCAGTCATGTGGCaagaatatgataaaaatatagaaaatcgaTTTGCAGAAATAACTGAAGCACTCTCAAGCTCTGCGTTCCAATCACGAACTGTATCGAGCGGCGTCGAGTGCCACTCCATACAGCGTGTGCGGCGCATTTCTGGACACATTACTCCCCACGCCGCGCCACGCCACGTATTTTGCGATGAATTTACTATCACGTTAATTTAAACAGACGAATAAGAACGTTACATCGAAACGTAAAGCGTTTGACTTCtgtatttttctaaacatttaGATCGTATGCTCAACATTCATACATATCTTCCGCTGTTttgcgtttaaaatatttatttaatataatatataactcacgCGCAACTGATTTTAGTGTCGTGTGTAATGCATATTAGTATTGTTTATAGTGGATGTATACACGAGTAAATGTATCTTGTATATTAGTGTTATGTCTACTGTATTGTGACTCATGCATATCAACATAGTGATACGTTGTTTATATCGATGAAGATTCCTTATTTAAGTCAATTAATGTAGGAGCGCACGCCAGTGTACACGTGCTTTGTAGCTGAACGTGAGACCACCCCTGACGTGACGTCACTTGAGTGCACGTATCTGCCACACGAGGGAATCGTTTCATATTAAAACGAAAGTGGTGGTTTTCTACTCAAAATGTCTACTTTTTGAGTAACTTCTGCCAATGagaattattttctatgtaataTAGAAACTGATTTCCTCCAAGAATACTGAAACATATCGCTTTTAAAGCACACAAAATTTAAAGTAACAGTTTAGTTTgtagttatatttgtttagatatATCGGAGAAGCTTTTGTATCTGTACTTAGCGAGTACATTTAGGCGCTGTACGGATTTTATATGAGCTTTATTTACATAGTTTTAGAAACCGAATTTATTGTTTAGGATTAACGTTGAACACAGACGGTTATAATAGAACGAATGATATTTAATGTTCTAACACACTATCTGTAACCGTTAATACACTCGAATTAAACTTTCTACTTCACAAGGAGTTGTTATCGGAGCTCGTATAATGATGGTCATAGATAAGCCTGACCTGTAgcgattttgttaataaaagaacaaaacattaataGAGAGTGTAATCGATCGACAGAATTGATTCTGCTTTATAGAGAGCAAATATCACTGATTACAAACGTACGTTATAATCGGATACCGATAAAAAACGATCGTCTACGTTGAACGTTGTTTTTGGATACGCGAGTTTCTTATTTAGGAtgtatgtttaatgtttatgttctaagagtaaaatgtaaaatcaaaaaatatttaaatgcaaatgcagccatatattaaataatatacttaaagaaaatgtatatgtattattaaaataaactatattttgatttaaactttgtgaaaaattatcaattttaaaatttatgtagaaatcattaatactgagcaataatattctaaataaagatttgaacctcaattaataattactttgaTAAGATTGACAAATTAATACTTGAAGGACTTGACGAAAGTTATGATATTCTTGAGACGAAACTAAGGAATGAACCAAGAGTATTTATGGAAATTTACATCGATTTTCAATCTTTGATAATTGGAGAAAAATGAAGTAATCAATTTTGCTGAGATTATGACCGACATAtttggtataatattaaaaatgcacgAACTACATTCATTTGAACAAAATTACTAAGACTGTATTCTAGTAATACGAAGtcggttataaataaaattaaagttaattgaATCATTCAATGCTgagaaagaatttataaaatgtacattcTATGGAATATACCAAAAAAGTATCTTGGGTGAGATTTTAGTGTGATATGTACGAACAAATGGGatagaagtaaattatttaaaatttccaaagTTCTAAGACGGTTTCTAAGGGTAACGGTTATCATACtagaaactattttaaaaatcttatttttacaaaattcgattgttctaaatttaaaaaatcgaagTTTAATCAAAACATAACCTATCGGATTAATACAAAATCCCGGagttttatttaaacgtgtCATTATCTATGACAAATCCGTCATTACGCGTCAGTGGCGTTTGCTGGCGTGTGATAAATGTGTATATTTAGCTTAATCACGTGACGTGTCGTTCTAAGTGTTGTAAATCGGCTTTTGActtgttttattcaatttttatatagatgttgTGTTGCGCCGTTCTACGTGGACTGGGCACTTGGATAAAAtggaatgaataaaaatttgaagaaaaaaactataatatatctattttttcaTGTTACTAGAAAGATGATTTCGTTTATCTGTcttcattattttaatgaaatatttgtcgtaaaatatgcataatataaatcgtaaagtttgtaaaaaacgaatttataaaatagtaacatATGATATAATCTTAACTACACTAATTTAACCTGTCTTAGAGAACGATAATTTGTTCGGCCATTTGAGAAAAAAGTACTTTATATTTCTGAGTATtagtattgatattttttttctaaaaagtgGTTATTTTGTCCAAGTTCCCTGTCCACATACTATTGTGATATAGCACACTCGCCTGTACTTATTGCTGAGACTTCGAGGAACCTATACATATCAATGTACGTGACTTATCTTTAATATAGCGTTAGTATATGGACATATCGTATGTTAAGTGTAGATATAGCATTGGTTGTTGTTCTTTCGACGTTGCTTTCTAATATAATACGCGTACTGTTATAccaaatatagaatttattacaaattatatgttTACCTATTTACAAGGCATGGATTTAGGGTTATTTGTCGGGGCTGTAGTCCACCGTTGACTCGCAAGACGacgttttgtttgtaaaaaaaatattataaagattgaattttattgtctgttcaatatttaattcaaataaaataatttatgacctAATTCAGGTATTTTGCTAAAAGCAGTAAAACATGCCCGTTATGCGGCCTTTATTTGGTTATtgatacttaaaattttattatccaCAGCAGATCTCTTATGTCGTAggaaattgttataatatttatgtatattttaatgtttacgtGAGTAgataatttagaataaatataccTTGTATCAGAAATATATgaagcaatatattttaatgatctAGCTgtaagcaaaatatattattttaaatgaaattaagcaaaactatattttattgtctatataaatatatatgatttCTGGAGAATATCGCTTTAGAAATTAATGggccattttaaaaataaatgtccaCCGTTTTTACTTGAGTTCGCCTCTGTTATtctcaatttataaatttataactcATTTAAACTTTGCATTTCAGAATAAGTAATAACTTATGAAATTTTTAACGAGGTttgtaggtaaaaaaaatattggtctaCTGCTTTGAGAagttttgtaacttattttcttCGTTAAAGTGTTTATATAGCGtaatgtaaaatacattatcgaattaaaaaaagttttgttgctctttttattgaaaaatctatattttgaaGTATATTATGAATCATGATACAATTAAGATTGAAGTCAAATactgcaatataatatttatgtcattTCTCAAACTATGAGACCTTTGTAAAACTTACAGTTTTTTATGAAAACcttatttaatctatatttgttttgacatgtttgtgtaaaaacattttagttttacttATCAACTTTGTATCTGTGTTCAAtacttattcaataaaatttagatCTTTATGAATTTGAATAATAGGAACGTAATTTTTTAGGCGATATTCTCACGTACGCCGATATTAGAAAGCGATAGTCCCACTGTTAGTTAGTAGTTATACCTATTGACTTATTCCTAGatcttgttaaatattttgaacaaatattatattatgtgacaTATGAATGTACGTTGTGAACTATGCGGGTGACCTgcgacataataaaacatatagcATGTTgcgtttgatttttattataacctgACTTATGTGTTTTTGTAACTACGTAGCAGAAGTAAGCTAATACTTCatacatattactttattatcgtATTTGTTTCTGGATTTCTCGTCTATTTAAAGTTCTCTTGACTTAAGAAATGGTTTCAATTGACATAAAACATACGACATGCCTTATGGTGGCTTATAAATGCTCGAAACAGCAAAAATTTTCAGggatttgtatgtttgttttggcAGATTGTTcacaagtaaaaaatataaaaggtttATAATTTGAGGGAATTAGGAATAAAACGAAACTCATATTTACAAaacctttaatttaaaaacaattacatttatacttattatatattttgtacaattcgttaatattaaattaagtatataatactttttgtacacTCACACTGGACTGTGTCATCTTATAGGTATTAGATACTACGTAGAGGATCGATCGCCTCTTGACGTCCAGTCACGTCATGTTTATTTGAACGTTAAAAAGCGTCCGATTCGACTTCGCTAATGGAGTATCATAAAGTTTTCGTCTCACACAGCTATTAGTTATATGTATCTCGAAATTTCATATGAGCGCTGATAAGTCACTAACAAGCAAGAAGCTCGGTGACGTGTTATCatgttcatataaaatatgcttATGTGTTTGTTTCTGGCAGCCCACTATGCTACTATTGTGTGATCAAAACATAACCATGTCATAGACTCAAAAGATGACATCTTTCCTTTGTCTATGGATGACCATAAGACGTCACGTGACTACCCTAATTTCTGACTATAGTAACTTTAGCACTAGGTCTAATATCTAGTATACATAGCCACCGTTGGAAGAGTAGCTCTGGCCGATGGTGGCAGGGACACCGCCGCTGGACCCGTGACCTCCGGAACCACCAGAAGAGTAACCACCGCTTGATCCACCAGATGAGTAGCCACCTGATCCGCCAGATGAGTAGCCACCTGATCCGCCAGATGAGTAGCCACCTGATCCACCAGATGAGTAGCCACCTGATCCACCAGATGAGTGTCCACCGCTTGATCCACCTGAATATCCACCTGATCCACCTGATGAGTAACCACCAGATCCGCCCGAAGAGTATCCACCAGAACCGGATCCGCCGGAATATCCTCCAGATCCACCGCCTGATGAATAACCACCGGATCCTCCTGACGAGTAACCACCCGATCCGCCTGAAGAATAACCGCCGCTAGATCCTCCAGAAGAATATCCACCCGATCCGCCCGAACCATGCCCAGATCCACCAGATGAGAATCCACCAGAAAATCCGCCGCTAGATCCACCGGCACTTGGTGCACCGTAACTGGATGACGGAGGTCCGTAGGAGCTCGACGGGGCGGAAGGTGCGCCATAACTTGAGGATGGACCACTGCTGCCGAAAGCACTTGCGCCGAAACCACTGCTGCTACTGCTGAATGAACTGCTGCTGCTAAAGCTGCCGCCACCCGCTGATGGAGCACCGTACGAGGAAGAAGGTGCCGCTGGAGTGCCGTACGAGCTAGACGGAGCCGCTGGAGCGCCGTACGACGATGATGGAGCTACTGGAGTGCCGTAAGAAGTGGACGGGGCTGGCGCGCCGTAGGAACTGGAGGGACCTGAAGATCCAAATGAACTGGACGAAGCTGAGCCAAAGGAAGACGAACCTGACCCGAAAGAACTTGAAGAAGCGGAGGCGAACGAGCTGCCCGAAGATGGAGCTCCGTACGAGCTGGAAGGAGTAGGAGCTCCGTAAGAGCTAGACGGCGCGGGGGCACCGTAAGAACTGGATGGGGCTGGAGCACCATATGAGCTAGATGGGGCAGGAGCTCCGTAAGAACTTGAGGGCTTGGAAGGCTTTGGTGCGCCGTATGTTGTGGAAGGGCCGGTAGGGACACCGTAACTAGTCGCGGGTGGTTTAGCAGGGGCTCCGTAGCTTGATGATGGTCTTGGGGCTGGAGCGCCATAGCTTGAGGAGGGAGCTGGTGCACCATATGAACTGGATGGAGCAGGGGCACCGTAAGAGCTTGATGGGGCAGGAGCACCATAGGAACTGGACGGAGCAGGAGCACCATAGGAACTTGATGGGGCTGGGGCGCCGTAACTGCTTGATGGTTTGGGTGGGCCGTAGCTTGATTTCGGTGGTCCATAACTTGAGGAGGGTTTCGGTGGGCCGTAACTGCTTGAGGGTCTCGGGGCACCATAGGAAGAGGAAGGTCTTCCGCCGCCGTGGCCGCCGCCAT
This genomic stretch from Manduca sexta isolate Smith_Timp_Sample1 chromosome 21, JHU_Msex_v1.0, whole genome shotgun sequence harbors:
- the LOC115442274 gene encoding pro-resilin, with amino-acid sequence MAHFKLLAVSALLLLSIASATPRKHFKRDAPLSSSYLPPSSGGGHGGGHGGGHGGGHGGGHGGGHGGGFGGGHGGGHGGGHGGGHGGGRPSSSYGAPRPSSSYGPPKPSSSYGPPKSSYGPPKPSSSYGAPAPSSSYGAPAPSSSYGAPAPSSSYGAPAPSSSYGAPAPSSSYGAPAPRPSSSYGAPAKPPATSYGVPTGPSTTYGAPKPSKPSSSYGAPAPSSSYGAPAPSSSYGAPAPSSSYGAPTPSSSYGAPSSGSSFASASSSSFGSGSSSFGSASSSSFGSSGPSSSYGAPAPSTSYGTPVAPSSSYGAPAAPSSSYGTPAAPSSSYGAPSAGGGSFSSSSSFSSSSSGFGASAFGSSGPSSSYGAPSAPSSSYGPPSSSYGAPSAGGSSGGFSGGFSSGGSGHGSGGSGGYSSGGSSGGYSSGGSGGYSSGGSGGYSSGGGSGGYSGGSGSGGYSSGGSGGYSSGGSGGYSGGSSGGHSSGGSGGYSSGGSGGYSSGGSGGYSSGGSGGYSSGGSSGGYSSGGSGGHGSSGGVPATIGQSYSSNGGYVY